The window CGGTTTGGCCCTTCTTTTGGAATCTGTATGGGTAGCAAACCGGCATCTTTAGACACTGAGTTTCTGGCAATAAGATATTCTTAAAGGCAACCACACGAGCATTGTCAGCAATAGATAGAGAACCAATAGTAAATCCATGATAAGAACTCTTTctagaaataaattttgttttttttgtcttgcCACGTTCTAACCAGTACTGGTACATGATTTTCATACAACTTTCATTAGCTTCCGAACCAGAGCAACACCATAAAGCAGAAACAAATGCATCGTTTGGGGAATTGTCGATGTAAAATTTAGCCAGTTCTTCGGATTGTTTGTTACCAATCAAAGATGGGAAAGAATAGGTAGAGGTCTTGGCTGCTTCAGTGATAATATCGACGATGTCTTCATCACCCCATCCCAAAGCACCAACAGCAGCACCAGTAACGGcatcaataatatcacTATATATTTTACCATCCTTTTCAATGGTGATACGAGTGCCTTTACCGGCTATAGCTTGGGCAGGTTTTTCGTTAATTTTGCACTGAAAAACGTAGGACTTTTTATCAGTAGGagtcattattataaaacatgctttaaattaattacaagaaaaaacatgTACTAGTGTTACTTACATCCCAATTGATGGTTTAGGCATTATTGGGAATAACTCTGTGTCTTATAGTGTTTATTTGCTATTCTATACATAATAattaagtaaaaaaatagtaaaaaaaataaataaaaaaataaaaaacaattatgtAAATGGTTAATTGCTAAAGATAAGATTTGTACTTAATTgtgatatatattttttttattttatttttttgcgCGTATAGAATTtaggataaaaaaaaggaaaatagaaataaacgAGATGACGAATATATCAGAATGTAACGCGTCGAGTCGCACATGATAAGAAATCGAGGCGTGTTTTGTCTCGGGcgaagatttaaaaaaaaaaaaaaaaggaaaaaaaaaaaaataaaccagAAATGAAAGCGAATCGTCTTTTTTAACCACGTGATATATTTgatgtcaaaaaaaaaaaaaaaaaaaaaaagcgagCGCTTCATATTAGTGTgagtaatattttaatcGTACAAGGAGGTTGGATTGTAaattggataaataaattgaacaaaaaaaaaaaaaataaaaaaaaaataattataaaattatattacgATAGTTGTTACACATATATGCACTAAATACAATCtatttggtaaaaaaataaaaataaattatttaattaaaatttatgtGAGTGAGTTATTGTTGGACACAGtgtatgattatttttattcaagaacgtaactttttttttgggcgAGTagg is drawn from Saccharomycodes ludwigii strain NBRC 1722 chromosome V, whole genome shotgun sequence and contains these coding sequences:
- a CDS encoding uncharacterized protein (similar to Saccharomyces cerevisiae YOL140W | ARG8 | ARGinine requiring), producing MTPTDKKSYVFQCKINEKPAQAIAGKGTRITIEKDGKIYSDIIDAVTGAAVGALGWGDEDIVDIITEAAKTSTYSFPSLIGNKQSEELAKFYIDNSPNDAFVSALWCCSGSEANESCMKIMYQYWLERGKTKKTKFISRKSSYHGFTIGSLSIADNARVVAFKNILLPETQCLKMPVCYPYRFQKKGQTEAEYVQELLGNLE